The following is a genomic window from Candidatus Aegiribacteria sp..
TATAAAGCCGAAGTCACCGAACTTCTTAAGGAGTCCTCCTGTTGCACCCTTAACTTTGTCCTTCTTTGAAGTACCGGAAAGAAGAGAGCTTTTGGTCAGATCACTTACTACTTCCGTGTCGGGAAGATTGTACATTGAACCGAGTATTTCAGTTTTACCGCTTGAAGGCGGTGCAACCATCATCATCCAGAGAGGGACTTGCTTCAAGTAGTTTGCTGCATATGTGGCAAGAGCAACTCTTACCGGTAAGAGATCTGACAAGGTTAATAGTTCAGAAACCTTGTTTTCTATCTCTAGCAGCTTTACCCTTCTATAAGGAAAGCGTATAAAGGAATTCACCGGAGATTCCGGCTTGAAAGTAAGTATTTCAGCAAGCATCCTTATACTCTCCTTCCTTCACAGGGAGAGCAGCAGTAGCAGCTTGCTTCTCATTCTCTGAGTGCCATTTGGCAAGCCATCTGAAGTGTATTGAAAGCCTTTTCATGGCTACTCTGACTTGTTCTGCGGAAAGTTTGACATTGTAGCATTTCTTAAAGTGCGTTTGGGTTCTTTCTAATAGGTTTTGCATGATTGCTTCTCTTCCTTACCCTGGCTTCCTGCTCTAAGCACGGCTCAGGGCGCACTAACTCATTGATCAGCGCAATTGTGATAAAATTTATTCTCATTTAATTTCCTCCTTTTGCATTTGCATTGTTCATTAACAACTCATCCAATATTGTGTATGAGTGCCTTCATTTCCTTTATCGCAGAAATGAGGGAAAGAGGGGGAACACTGCCTTCACCGTTATAGTAAGCCAGAATGTCACTATTTCTTTCCGGCTTATCTCCAAACTTGAAGATGGTTCGGTTTCCAGACTTACCAAGTCCTGCAAGCAAATATCCTGTAGATTTCAGGAAGCTTGCCAGATAGAAGTCTGTGGTTTCGTACTCCGGTGGAGACTCTTTGTTAAAGTTCTCTTCTGCATTATGTGGGTGCTGAGTCATAGTTCAACTCCTTTCATAAAAAAAGGTTAATTGTTCTCTATCCAATGATATCATTCTCCCAACTGTCCATTAGATCACGAATATGGTTGATCACTCCGAGTTGCTTCTCAGAGGGAAGCTTTTCAGCTTCTTTCCTGAGTTCAAGCATTAATTCCTTCCATTCATTCTTAGATATATCTTCTTTGTCATGTTCACCCTTTAACACAGCTATGAGAAGCATTATGATAACTGTTACTCCAAGCAAATCTCCCATTTTGTCAAATCCTCTTACAGCTTCAGACATCTTTTCAGGGTGCTTCTTTACTGCATTCATTACATCTGAAGAGATTTTTCCTGAAAGAGAGAGCATGTAGTCCCTGTTACCGCCTAAAGTATCGGCGATGGCTACTATTTTCTCCTCTGATGGAGGTTTAAAGAGACCTCGTTCAATACGAGATATGTACCCAGAGCCAAGACCGACAATTTCACCAAGCTTGCGCTGGCTGATGCCTTTAGCCAATCTAAGTCTCTTCATTTCCCGTCCAAAACGTCGATCACTAAGAATCATTTAAATCCTTTCTGCATTGCTGACTGCTGATGTATAACTCAGCACCAAATCATTGTCAAGCCAACTACTCAGTTAATGTGTGATATTCATCTAAATTAGACGATCTGATTTGGGAAGCTAACGATTAAATACCTTTAGGTTCATCAGTTGAGAAGCGAAGTGTATACTCAAAAAGAGTTTGCGCATCCATTAATGTTCTATCAACTT
Proteins encoded in this region:
- a CDS encoding DUF5659 domain-containing protein, with the translated sequence MTQHPHNAEENFNKESPPEYETTDFYLASFLKSTGYLLAGLGKSGNRTIFKFGDKPERNSDILAYYNGEGSVPPLSLISAIKEMKALIHNIG
- a CDS encoding helix-turn-helix domain-containing protein → MILSDRRFGREMKRLRLAKGISQRKLGEIVGLGSGYISRIERGLFKPPSEEKIVAIADTLGGNRDYMLSLSGKISSDVMNAVKKHPEKMSEAVRGFDKMGDLLGVTVIIMLLIAVLKGEHDKEDISKNEWKELMLELRKEAEKLPSEKQLGVINHIRDLMDSWENDIIG